The genomic interval GAGTGCTCAAGGCTGCTACAGCCATGTGCCCGTCTGTGGGATAGGAGGACTGACTCCCACATTCGGGAAGCAGCCGTTAAACCCACAACATCCAACGTCGGTCCATATCCTTTATCCGTTTTCACACAAGGACCGAAATCAATGTCTTCTTTCACCTCATCGCTTACTTTCCGTTCTCGCCGTTCGTTGCTGACAAAAACCTATACCCAACACTCCCCCATTCCCAGCACGACGCGAGTGTTTGCCGACGATCCTTTCCGAGCACGCTTCGGCCATAAGTTGCCCAAAGGTTTAAGAGAAGAAGCACATGGCATGCAATGGCGAACGTTCACCGCTATCTATGCGCCAGCTTCCACAATTCGCGTCCACATCACAGGGATACGCAAGCTACGCGGCAACCATAACTCCTATGACATTGAGCTTCATCGGAACACAACTGACGGAAGAATCACTGAAACCCACTCAATCGTGGCATCAGGCCCCATCGCTGCATGCACCCACATCTTGGCTAATGCAGGGCGTCGAGTAGAAATTCTTTCTTTCCACCAATTCGAGATATTCGAATCCACCGTGACGTTTGTGCTTGCTTCCCACAATCATCGCCAACACTGGGCAATGGGTTTCGGCGGCAGTCGTGAGCACTCTGCTGCAACTGCAATGAGCTCTGCATCTGAGCTGCTGTTTGGGTAGTCACACAACAAAACCCTGATCGCGATATAACTACGATCAGGGTTTTTGTTTTAGCTAGCTAGCAATAATAGGTCAGTTTTTCTTCTTTCCTCTGCGGATAACAAACACTCCAGCAGCAATGAGTAGAGTGCTTGCAAACGCCAGACCAATCACACTCGCACCGGTCTTGGCCAAAGGAGTCCGCTGTTTATTCACTTGCGCCTTATTCGGCTGTTGTGGTGCAGGAGCCTGCGGAGCAACCTGAGGTGGAACAGACGAGGTTGGCGGAATTATCGGCGTGATCACAAATGGCAGAAGTGGGATTAGCGGTAACAAAGGAATGAGTGGAACAAGCGGAGAGAACGGTGGCTTCTCATAACCATTCACTGCAGAGACGGTAACCGTGGGGTTTCCTCCAATAATGCTAATTTTTCCGTCGTTGGAATTAGTATGGTTCCAATTTGCTCCATCAATGTGCCCATCGCGCTCCGTTATCATGCATTC from Corynebacterium ulcerans carries:
- a CDS encoding acetyl-CoA acetyltransferase; its protein translation is MSSFTSSLTFRSRRSLLTKTYTQHSPIPSTTRVFADDPFRARFGHKLPKGLREEAHGMQWRTFTAIYAPASTIRVHITGIRKLRGNHNSYDIELHRNTTDGRITETHSIVASGPIAACTHILANAGRRVEILSFHQFEIFESTVTFVLASHNHRQHWAMGFGGSREHSAATAMSSASELLFG